A single window of Qipengyuania sediminis DNA harbors:
- a CDS encoding alpha/beta fold hydrolase, with the protein MIRFARPGLLAAAATLALGACTTTMTDGDAMTAAANPAARAPVAIDAPLIPREALFGNPTKSGGQISPDGKWLSWMAPVNGVLNVHIAPAADPAAVRRLTNLTGRPPAGAFWAPDSSSILYIRDTGGDENFLLYGVDVASGAERKLTPFEKTRAMVVGASTIRKNELLVGLNNRDARFHDVHLLDLTTGKLTKVYENNGFTGFLADNNLQLRMAVRPNEQGGTDFFPFVNGKPAEKPVTSSTLDDALTTSPAGYTTDGKTLYWIDSRGRDTAALFAQDVATGQKRLIAENPRADLGGTLRDPVTGEIEAYSANYLRNEWTAIDPEIGRAFDFLRSRFKGDWGVQSRTNDDSKWVVWNEPLTAPTQVYLYDRRAGTLTPFYTGRPELEGAPLQTMHAREIEARDGLTLPSYYTLPPGSDSDADGVPDRPVPLVMLVHGGPWARDSFGFNPYHQWLANRGYAVMSVNFRSSTGFGKTFINAGNKMWRTTMQHDLHDALAWAVSQGITTTDTAAIMGGSYGGYAVLANLAFYPGKFACGVNIVGPSNLETLLKTIPPYWVPIVRQFHDRMGNPTTPEGLAGLKEMSPLYAADRINRPLLIGQGANDPRVNKAESDQIVAAMEKADIPVTYVLFPDEGHGFARPVNNIAFNAVTENFLAGCLGGRAEPIGNALAASTAQIVTGAEHVKGLAAVNATARTGE; encoded by the coding sequence ATGATCCGTTTCGCCAGGCCAGGCCTATTGGCCGCCGCCGCCACGCTCGCGCTGGGGGCCTGCACCACCACCATGACCGATGGGGACGCCATGACCGCTGCTGCCAACCCCGCCGCGCGCGCGCCGGTGGCGATTGACGCCCCGCTGATCCCGCGCGAGGCGCTGTTCGGCAATCCGACCAAATCGGGCGGACAGATCAGCCCCGATGGCAAGTGGCTGAGCTGGATGGCGCCGGTGAACGGGGTGTTGAACGTTCACATCGCACCCGCCGCCGACCCGGCAGCGGTCCGCCGGCTCACCAACCTCACCGGGCGCCCGCCCGCCGGCGCGTTCTGGGCGCCCGACAGCAGCAGCATCCTCTACATCCGCGATACCGGCGGGGACGAGAACTTTCTCCTCTACGGCGTCGACGTCGCCAGCGGGGCGGAGCGCAAGCTGACCCCGTTCGAGAAGACCCGCGCGATGGTGGTCGGTGCCTCCACCATCCGCAAGAACGAGCTTCTCGTCGGCCTCAACAACCGCGACGCTCGCTTCCATGACGTTCACCTGCTGGACCTCACCACCGGCAAGCTGACCAAGGTGTACGAGAACAACGGCTTCACCGGCTTTCTCGCCGACAACAACCTGCAATTGCGCATGGCGGTGCGGCCGAACGAGCAGGGCGGGACCGACTTCTTCCCCTTCGTCAATGGCAAGCCGGCGGAGAAACCGGTCACCAGCAGCACGCTCGACGATGCGCTGACCACCAGCCCCGCGGGTTACACCACCGACGGCAAGACCCTGTACTGGATCGACAGCCGCGGGCGCGACACCGCCGCGCTGTTCGCGCAGGACGTTGCCACCGGGCAGAAGCGGTTGATCGCCGAAAACCCGCGCGCCGATCTCGGCGGCACGCTGCGCGATCCGGTCACCGGCGAGATCGAAGCCTATTCGGCGAATTACCTGCGCAACGAATGGACCGCGATCGACCCCGAGATCGGTCGCGCCTTCGATTTCCTGCGCAGCCGTTTCAAGGGCGACTGGGGTGTCCAGTCGCGCACCAATGACGACAGCAAGTGGGTGGTCTGGAACGAGCCGCTGACCGCGCCCACCCAGGTCTATCTCTACGACCGGCGCGCCGGCACACTGACGCCCTTCTACACCGGCCGGCCCGAACTCGAAGGCGCGCCGCTGCAGACCATGCACGCGCGCGAGATCGAGGCGCGCGACGGGCTGACGCTGCCGAGCTATTACACCCTGCCGCCCGGCAGCGACAGCGACGCGGACGGGGTGCCCGACCGCCCGGTGCCGCTGGTCATGCTCGTCCACGGCGGCCCCTGGGCGCGCGACAGCTTCGGCTTCAATCCCTATCACCAGTGGCTCGCCAACCGCGGCTATGCGGTGATGAGCGTCAATTTCCGCAGCTCCACCGGCTTCGGCAAGACCTTCATCAACGCCGGCAACAAGATGTGGCGCACCACCATGCAGCACGATCTGCACGATGCGCTCGCCTGGGCCGTGAGCCAGGGGATCACCACCACGGACACGGCCGCGATCATGGGCGGCAGCTACGGCGGCTATGCCGTGCTTGCCAACCTGGCTTTCTACCCGGGCAAGTTCGCATGCGGGGTCAATATCGTCGGGCCTTCCAACCTCGAGACCTTGCTCAAGACCATCCCGCCCTATTGGGTGCCGATCGTGCGCCAGTTCCACGACCGGATGGGCAATCCCACCACGCCGGAAGGCCTGGCGGGGCTGAAAGAGATGAGCCCGCTCTATGCCGCGGACCGCATCAACCGCCCGCTCCTGATCGGCCAGGGTGCCAACGATCCGCGCGTCAACAAGGCTGAAAGCGATCAGATCGTTGCCGCGATGGAGAAGGCTGACATTCCCGTCACCTATGTCCTGTTCCCCGACGAAGGGCACGGGTTCGCGCGGCCGGTGAACAATATCGCCTTCAACGCCGTGACCGAGAATTTCCTCGCCGGGTGCCTGGGGGGCCGGGCGGAGCCGATCGGCAACGCGCTGGCGGCCTCGACCGCGCAGATCGTGACGGGGGCGGAGCATGTGAAGGGCCTCGCCGCGGTCAATGCGACGGCCCGCACGGGCGAGTAG